Genomic segment of Flavobacteriales bacterium:
CGGCATCACTCAATAATCCGATGGTTTTCCCCTCAAAACAAGAGTTTAAATACATTCCAAAATCCGCACGGTCAGAATGTTTTCCCATGAAATGAAAAATGAAATCATCTTGTTTTACCGGCGATTGAATTTCTTTTAAAAATGCCCGTGCGGGCTTTTCGTTTTCAACAATAAACTCATCCAACTGATGTATGAGTTTTAAATTGTAGGTCGAAATAAATTCAGTGTTGCTCTCTCCCAAAAAATTGGGGATGAGAATAAGTTTTCCTTTTTGCGACATTATTTAATCAAATCCTCGGCAATTTGTAGGGTTTCGTAAAGATAGATGTCTTTTTTTACACCTTTATACCAATCATCAACCCGCTTTGTTTTTACCGTATCAGTGGCAGAAACTGCATCTTCTTTGTTGGCCGTTAACACCAAATCTTGATACGCTTTAAACTGTGCATTATACGCATCGCTAACTTCTTTTTTGGCCTGAGTTTCGCTTCGATATTTTGCCAAGTTAAGGGTATAAACCTCATTTTTATTTTGCTCTTCCCATCGGTGAGCGTTTTTTTCGATTTCGGCAAAAAGTGGATTGGTCGAAGTTCTCTGCATACTGTTTGTTTTCGCATTCGCAAAAAGAGCGTTATTTCCGTTTATCACTTTATATTTAGCTGCACTAATCTTGTCATACGGCATGCTGAACTCTTCCTCTTTCTCTCCTGTTTTGATGTAGGTGTAGTTGTCTGCCCAAATAATGTCGGGGGTTACTCCCTTTAGTTGAGTGGTTTCTCCATTGATGCGATAAAACTTCTGCATGGTCAGTTTTAGTGAACCCATGTCGGGGTAACTTTTGCTGTCGAACGTTGCATTCAAATCAATCATGCGTTGCACAGTGCCTTTGCCGTGGGTGGTGTGCGAACCAACAATCAAACCGCGATGATAATCTTGCATGGCGGCAGCTAAAATTTCACTGGCCGATGCACTAAATTCGTTTACCATAAACACTACTGGTTTGTCCCAAACATATTCATTGAACATAGGCTCGAGTGCCTCTTGTTTTTGATTTCGTTGTTTTACTTGCACCACAGGTCCGTTGTTTTCCAAAAACAACCCGGCCATTTCGTTGCAGTCTCCCAATGAACCTCCGCCGTTGTTTCGCATGTCAAAAATCAATGCTTCCGCTCCATTGGCTTTGAGTTTTTCCAATTCGGCTTTTACATCTTTCCAACTGCTACGGCCACTTCTTCCATTAAAATCGGCATAGAAACTAGGTAAGTATAAATACCCAACTTTTTTACCTGTTTCATCATTCAATATCACCGATTTGGCATAGGTCTCTTCTAACTGAACCACATCTCGAACAATCGGAATAATTTTTATTGACCCATCCGGCTTTTGAACGGTCAGACGCACTTCCGTACCTTTTTTTCCGCGTATTAGCTTCACGGCATCGTCAATTTTTGCATTCACAATGTCCACCGGTTCTTCTTTGCCTTGTGCCACTTTTAAAATCAAATCGTTGGCCTGCAACTCGCCCTGCATAGCCGATGGCGAACCGGGAACGATGGAAGTAACTTTTATGTAGCCGTCCTTTTCTTGCAATTGAGCCCCAATGCCTTCCAATTGGCCACTCATGCGAATATCAAAGTTGGCTTTATCAGCAGGTGGAAAATAGTTGGTGTGCGGGTCGTAGATTGAGGTTATGGCATTTACGTAGGTTGACAAATGTTCTTTTCTATCAATTTTAAACATCCGTTCAAACCATTCATTGTGCGTTTTTAAAACAGCTTCGCGAGCCTCTTTCTCAAGCGTTTCAAACGGTTTTATTTCGGCTGTATT
This window contains:
- a CDS encoding carboxy terminal-processing peptidase gives rise to the protein MKKFLKIAMVLVPAGLISLGFYLKNNDAGEDILMQVITQNLKNYHYEPLDVNDDWSEKAFDHYLEFLDGNKRFLLETDVKDLKKYRKELDDQTQNGTYVFFDESLKIFKERTLQCQEFYQDILRNPFDFELDETVDFGEDQPYAKNEKELKERWRKYLKYSVMTRLSTSMDVEKAKEKDSANTAEIKPFETLEKEAREAVLKTHNEWFERMFKIDRKEHLSTYVNAITSIYDPHTNYFPPADKANFDIRMSGQLEGIGAQLQEKDGYIKVTSIVPGSPSAMQGELQANDLILKVAQGKEEPVDIVNAKIDDAVKLIRGKKGTEVRLTVQKPDGSIKIIPIVRDVVQLEETYAKSVILNDETGKKVGYLYLPSFYADFNGRSGRSSWKDVKAELEKLKANGAEALIFDMRNNGGGSLGDCNEMAGLFLENNGPVVQVKQRNQKQEALEPMFNEYVWDKPVVFMVNEFSASASEILAAAMQDYHRGLIVGSHTTHGKGTVQRMIDLNATFDSKSYPDMGSLKLTMQKFYRINGETTQLKGVTPDIIWADNYTYIKTGEKEEEFSMPYDKISAAKYKVINGNNALFANAKTNSMQRTSTNPLFAEIEKNAHRWEEQNKNEVYTLNLAKYRSETQAKKEVSDAYNAQFKAYQDLVLTANKEDAVSATDTVKTKRVDDWYKGVKKDIYLYETLQIAEDLIK